TAATCTATTGGGTCTTGAGCAGGCCAGAGTGTGTCAATATTGGCACAAGTTTCTATATCGGATTGATCTGGGATCTCGAATTAGGCAGCCTACTGGGTGTGCGGGCCTTAGCGCTTTCGCTGCTCGCCTATAGTGTAGCCAGCAACACAGCCTTACTCCGTAACCTGACGCTCAGTCAACAAACAGTGCTGATCATACCCTTGATCTTAGCAACGCATGGACTCATTTTTTGTATAGAGCGCCTGCTGTCACAGGCGCTTTTTTCGTCACAGCTGTTTTGGAGTGTTTTGATTAGTGGGCTCTTATGGCCGGGTTTGTTTTTATTGCTGCAAAAACTCCGTGGCCAATGGAAAATCTATTAGGTGTTTTCCAGTCTTATCCAACATGCAATGAGTCTGAAGGAGGGGTTGTTTCTAACCTGAAATGACCCAAAAAGTGGCAAAAAGCTAATTTTTGCTCATGATGGAGAGCTGAAAACCATCATGAACGTTAATGAACTCAGTACCATTCAACCACTATCCAGCTTTCTGGCAGGCACTCAGCCAGTCATTTTCTGTATCGATGAAGCTAAGAGGGCCGTTGATCAAACTATCAGTAAGAGGTTGTCTAAATTCGCTTACAGTAGCCTCAACAAGCGCAGTAAGGGGATGGTGATCGCTTACCTCTGTTCGTCAGGTTCTGGGCTCACCCTATCCCCAAACATTTTGCGTCCGCACTCAACCGTTGCCATCGTCTGATCTTGCCACCTTTTTTTAGACACAGAGAAGAGAAACCTTAAGCGACCTGGGATAACCAATTTTTTTCAAAATTTACAGGAGACAGATAGCCTAGCGTTGAGTGCCGTCTCTGTCGGTTATAAAACACTTCTACGTATTCAAAAATGCTCAATTTGGCTTGTTCTCTGCTCTCAAAACGTTCAAAGTGGGTGTGCTCTGTTTTTAAGGTATGGAAAAAACTCTCTGCTACTGCATTGTCATAACAATTGCCCGTACTACTCATGCTAAGCGTTATCTGGTGATGCGCCGATACAGCCTTGAATCCTTTGCTGGTATACTGGCTGCCTCGGTCGGAGTGGTGGATGAGACCTGCAGCAGGCTTCCTCCGTGTTATTGCCTGGCGTAATGCTGCGGCTACTAACTCGGTGGTCATGTGAGCTTGCATATCCATCCCCACGATACTACGAGAGAACAGGTCCAGTACGATAGCAACATACAACCATCCCTCTTGGGTCGGAATATAGGTAATATCTGCTGCCCAGTATTGATCAGGGCGAGTGGCTGTGAACTTCTGCTTGAGTAAATTAGGCGCCACTGCGGCCTTTGGATCGACTATTGTGGTTACCTTAAATCGTTTTTTCATCTTAGCCGCAATATGGGCTGCTTTCATTAGCCGACAAACCCGTTTGCGTGAACAGCGCTCACCTCTAGCTCGTAACTCAGCATGGATACGTGGGCTACCGTAAATTTGGTTGCTTATGGTATAAACCTCTTTAATTTCAGATATTAAACGCTCATCCTCACAATAGCGCTTGGATGGCTCAGCCTTGATAAACTGATAATAGCCACTGCGGGATACACCTAACACGTTGGACATCCTCTCTACGCTGAATTCCCCAGCATGCTTTTGCATAAACTGGTATTTTACTTGCGGGCCACTGAGAAGATGCCCAAGGCTTTTTTTAGGATATCCCTCTCTTCACGTGCTATCGCCAATTCTTTCCGCAATTGACTGAGCTCAGCATCAGACGCTTTCAGGTATCCTTTGCCCGGGAAAGCCTCTGCACCATCCTTGTTATGCTGATGGACCCACCCTGCCAATGTACTCTTGGGAACTCCCAATTCCTCGCTCAATTGACAGAGCGTTTTACCAGTGCTGTGATACAGCTTTACCGCATTCAGCTTGAATTCCTTATCATAGCTCCTTGATTCCCCTTGATTCATAACTTCACCTCAAAAAGTAACAAAAAATTATACGCTTTGTTCCTCTTCGTTGTGTCCGTTAAAGGGTAGCAAGATCAGTCGTTATCTAATGCCTGACAGTAACTACCAGAGACCTTGCTTCTTCCCAGCAAGGGTAAAGAGCGTAAACAGTACCCTGACGACTCTATGATGACGCCATATGACAAATTTAAATCACTGTCGAATGCGGTAAACTATCTCAAACCAGGCGTTTCTTTAGCGGCTCTGGATAAGTTAGCGATGAGTATCAATGATAGGCAGGCTTCTCAGCAACTTCAGCAGGCTAAAAGAACATTATTTAAACAAATCCATGAGCAAAGGCAGGCCAGCTGACACTAACACCCTTCAGACTCATTTGAGGATTGGAATACACTCCACTACCAATTTTTTCCCCATTCGTGTTGAATTTAAATAAAATATTTTTTCTGCTGTTTTAAGGGTTTTTTCATGGTAAGTTCACCCCATACGAGTTGATTATATCAAAAAATTTTTAGTGATGGTCAACAGAACAACCACCAATACGCCTTATTTTTCAGAGAATAAGCCCTCGTGGACTGTATTAAACGGCCCTGATCACATCAGAGACACGGCGCTCAGACAGCACCACTCCTCCCGCTGTTGGATAGGATCGAAGGTAAAGTGGTAGGGTGTATAGGCAGCCAGCACCGCTTCGACTTGATCGATGAGAATGCCTGAGAGTACCAAATGGCCTCCGGGCCGCACCAGGCCAGCGATCTGCGGAGCCAGCTGTTTGAGGGGCTCGGCCAAAATATTGGCTAGCACCACATCAGCTGAGAACTCCGCCGGTGGCACCTCTGCAGTCAGCAGCAGCAAGCGATCGGCTACCCCGTTGCGTTGGGCATTATCGCGACTCGCTTGCAGTGCTTGTGGCTCCTGGTCGATCCCGAGTGCACTGAGGGCGCCTAACTTCAGTGCAGCAATGGCTAAAATCCCGGAGCCACAACCAAAGTCCACCACCCGTTTGCCTTTGAGTGGGTGTGTGGCCAACCACGTCAAACAGAGCGCAGTAGTCGGGTGACTGCCAGTGCCAAAAGCAAGCCCTGGATCGAGCAGTACCGTGATGGCCGCCGGATCGGCTACGGTCTGCCAACTGGGAGAGATCCATAACCGTTCTCCGAATCGCTGTGGAGTCCAATGGGCTAAGGCTTCTCGCTCCCAGGCTCTATCGTCTACACGCTCCACCAGCGGATGGAGTCGTTGCCCTGGAGCTAGGGCGGCTTCTAGGGCAGCAACCACCACGGTCAAGTCGCTCCCTTCAGGATAGAGGGCTACCAGCTCAGTGTGTCCCCATAAACGGGTCTCCCCCGGGAGTGGTTCAAACACTGGGGTATCTTGAGCGTCCTGCCAGGTAACGGCCGCCGCCCCCTGCGCTAAACAGGCTTCACCTGCCGCCGCCGCTTGGCCTGCGGTCACGCCTAATTTTAACTGGATCCAAGCCATGCATGCCTCATAATGATAGGACTTTTCACGAATTTTTTAAAACGTCTTTGACAGCATCACTCATCTAATAACCATAATAGGAGTAAGATATGGCTGGTGATCACGGCAGTGTACCAAGGTTGAATCATCATCGTAGTCATTATTGACACCTCCCCCACAGAATTTTTTAAAAAGCAGTACTACGTTGCCTTAAGAAGTGGTTACTGAACAACCGTTCTGGATTCCTCAAAAAAGATACCTTCTGTAACAGATTTTGGAATAGATTGCTGGGTAGCCCACAGTGCATTAAGCATGTTGAATCTTTTACCCTAGACTAGCGGCCATTATTTTATTGACTGAAATTATCAACGGTAGGATCCTACGATAGGTTCTCAATGCACAGCTGCCTATTCAGAAAAAAACCTGAATAAGCTTCATAGCACACGCCTGGTAGGCATAATAGTCGAATGAATGTGAAGCAGTGCCTAATCGCTCTCAAAGCGCGACAGGACATTAGAGGGGGTAGTAGTGGTAGCGCCCAACAGGGGCCAATCACTGTTCTGGTCTAATTTGCAGGTTCCGATTATAGGATACAAATTGACTGCATAACCGCCGCCGCGGTCTTGTTCTGGACCAGAACACATCGACCTAATCTAGCAGCTAGGTCGATGTGGGTTATCTATGACGCTAGATTAATAGTAACCGAGAAATTTCCACCATAATAAGCCGATGGTCATGAAGATAACTTGATGGATCACACTCACAATAAATCCAACACGCCACCAGATCCCGGTTGGAACAAAGCCTGAACCAAACAAGATCGGCCCTCTAGCGCTGGCATATTGCGTGATAGAACAGAACAATCCGCTGGAAAAAGCGAGCATTAAAGCGGCCGGTAGCGCCGGG
This genomic stretch from unidentified bacterial endosymbiont harbors:
- the prmA gene encoding 50S ribosomal protein L11 methyltransferase, with the translated sequence MAWIQLKLGVTAGQAAAAGEACLAQGAAAVTWQDAQDTPVFEPLPGETRLWGHTELVALYPEGSDLTVVVAALEAALAPGQRLHPLVERVDDRAWEREALAHWTPQRFGERLWISPSWQTVADPAAITVLLDPGLAFGTGSHPTTALCLTWLATHPLKGKRVVDFGCGSGILAIAALKLGALSALGIDQEPQALQASRDNAQRNGVADRLLLLTAEVPPAEFSADVVLANILAEPLKQLAPQIAGLVRPGGHLVLSGILIDQVEAVLAAYTPYHFTFDPIQQREEWCCLSAVSLM
- the mreD gene encoding rod shape-determining protein MreD, encoding MNTPSGLRDPLILWISFILVLILQVIACPKPFDKVPASWLPMLLIYWVLSRPECVNIGTSFYIGLIWDLELGSLLGVRALALSLLAYSVASNTALLRNLTLSQQTVLIIPLILATHGLIFCIERLLSQALFSSQLFWSVLISGLLWPGLFLLLQKLRGQWKIY